CTTCCGGAAGCCGGCCGAGCAGGCACCGCGTGGCGCGGCGGCTCCGGCGAGCCGCCGTCGAGGTCGGGCCTCAGTGGTGCGGCAAACGGCTTACGGGCCGGACTCGGTGGGCCGGGCTGGAGGGCAGAGGGACGTGCGCGGTCAGGGGCGCTCGGGCCGCCGCCGTGCTCCGCTCACGGCTGGGGCGTGGCCTCGCCGGCCGCGAAGGCGGCCGGGGTGAGGCCAGTGCGTTCGCGGAAGAAGCGGCCGAAGTTCGCGGGGTCGCTGAAACCGAGGTGGACGGCCACGGCCCGCGCGTCCCACCCGGCACCTCCCAGCAGGCGCCGGGCTTCGAGGAGGCGCCGCTCGTCGATGAGTTCACGCACCCCCTTGCCGGTGGCGTCCCGGGCGGCACGGCTCAGGGTGCGGACCGAGCAGCCGAGCAGTTCGGCGTAGTCCGCGGCTTGATGCAGCTCACGGAAGTGCAGTTCCAGGGCGTCCAGGAAGCGCCCGTACCTGTCGGCGCGGCCCGTGCCGGCGGTGACGGCCGTCTCGGCCGTGACGGCGGGGGCGATGCCCGGGGAGTTGGCCAGGCGCAGCAGCAGCGATTCGAGCAGGCTGCGGCGCAGGGCGTGATGGATGTCGAGGGGGCGGCGTCCCAGTGCGCGGTGTTCGTCCAGGAGCTGGAGTGCCGTCTGGTGGAGCCAGGCGGTGTCGTCGGGGTGGGGGCTCAGTACGGCCGGGGCCTCGTGCGCGGTGAGCGGGGCCAGGAGGCGGGCGATGTCGGGCCGCAGCACATCCGGTTCGAACAGGATGAACGGGCCGCGGGCGGTGCCGGGCGGGTGCCAGCACTGCGCGTGCCCGGGACGCACCCACAGCCACTGGCCGGGGGTGACGGTCCGGGTGACGTGGTCGACGTCGTGGCGCAGCTCGCCCTCGGTGACCGCGATGAGGTAGTGGAAGGTGGCCCGGGCGGGGCGGGGCGGGTTCCACGGCCAGTCGTCGTGCTGGGCGAAGAAGCCCTCGACGGTACTCACCTCAAGGCCGTAGGGGGTACCGACGGGGGGCTGGAAACCGTACAGCGGAACCGCAGTCGGTCCCGCCTGCCCGCTCGGCCCGGGCTGTCGCTTGTCGACCATCACGTGTCCGCAGCCTACCGTCCTCTTTGTCGGCTTCGGGGGAAGGATGGGATGTGCCGTCACGACCACCCCCTGAGGAGCGCCACCGCCCATGAACGGACTGGCCCTGCACAAGACCGCCGCCGACTGCGCGGAAGAACTCCCCGGAACTCAGCTGGTGCATCCCTTCGGCCCCGACTGGGAGGTCTTCAAGGTGCGCGGCAAGGTGTTCATGCTGATGACCGAGGTCCCGGGGCGTCCCGTCGTGATCCTCAAGGCGGAGCCCGGCGAGGCGCACGCCCTGCGGGAGCAGTACAGCCACATCACCCCCGGCTACCACATGAACAAGAAGCACTGGATCACCCTGGAGAGCGGAGAAGGCGTCGAGCAGGAGCTCGTCAGGGAGCTCGTCACCGACTCCTACCGGCTCGTCGTCGCCCGCCTGCCCAGGGCCGAGCGGCCCGTCGACCCGCACACCTACGGCACCGGCACACGGGAAACCCGATGAGCGCGGCCGGCGACCGGCTCCAGGACACCGCCCGCCGGGCGGCTCTCGCCCTCCCCGACGTCAGCCACGGATACCCCTTCACCCCGGGACTCGACGTGTACAAGGTCGCGGGCAAGGTGTTCCTCATCGTCACCGACGACCCGGACGAACAGATCATCACGGTCAAGTGCGAACCCGAACACGCCCGCGCGTACGTGCACGACCATGCCTCGATCACACCGGGCCGCTACCTCGACAAACGCCACTGGATCTCCCTCGGGGCAGGTCCCGGCATCACCGAGCGGCTGGTCACCGACGCGGTCGAGGACTCCTACGACCTGGCCGTCGAGCGACTGCCGCGACGCGACCGCCCCCGGGCTCGATGAGCACCGCGAACTTCCCCGCGAGCGGCTGAGCCGACGCCTGTCAGTGCCGCGTGCAAGGCTCGTCATGTCCGCACACGTCCGCCCTCCGCCCCCGCACCCGCCCGCCCGCGATCCGAGAGACCGATGGAACCGACCGAAGCGACCCTGCCGCTCTTCGGCGAGGAGCCCGCCCGGCCCCTCGCCGACCGCCTGCGCCCCACCCGGCTGGAAGACGTCGTCGGACAGGACCACCTCCTGGCCCCGGACGCCCCGCTGGGCCGCATGGTCGCCCAGCAGCGCCTCAGCTCCGCCGTCCTGTGGGGCCCGCCCGGAGTCGGCAAGACGACCATCGCGCGACTCCTCGCGGACGCCGGCGACCTGGCCTTCGAACCGGTGTCGGCCACCTTCTCCGGCGTGGCCGAGCTGCGCAAGGTGTTCGCCGCCGCACGAAGCCGACGCGGCATCGGCCAGGGCACCCTGCTGTTCGTGGACGAGATCCACCGCTTCAACCGCGCCCAGCAGGACAGTTTCCTGCCCTACGTCGAGGACGGCACCGTCACCCTGATCGGCGCCACCACGGAGAACCCGAGCTTCGAACTCAACGGCGCCCTCCTCTCCCGCACCCAGGTCCTCGTCCTCAAACGCCTGGACGAAGCCGCGCTGTCCACGCTCCTCGACCGCGCCGAACAGCTCACCGGCCACCACCTGCCCCTGGACGACGACGCCCGCCGCGCCCTGATCGCCATGGCGGACGGCGACGGCCGCTACCTCCTCAACATGGCCGAACAGCTCCAGGACCTCCCGGACGCCGGGACCCCCCTGGACACCGCCGGGCTCGCCCATCACATCCAGCAGCGCGCCCCGCTGTACGACAAGGCGCAGGAGGGTCACTACAACCTGATCTCCGCCCTCCACAAGTCGATGCGCGGCTCCGATGCGGACGCGGCCCTGTACTGGCTCGCCCGCATGCTGGACGGCGGCGAGGACCCGCTGTTCGTGGCCCGCCGCCTGGTCCGCTTCGCGAACGAGGACATCGGCATGGCCGACCCGCACGCCGTCCAGCAGGCGCTCGCCGCCTGGGACGTGTACGAGCGGCTCGGCTCCCCCGAGGGCGAGTTGGCGATCGCCCAGGCCGTCGTCTACCTCGCCACCGCCCCCAAGTCCATCGCCGTCTACCGCGGCCTCAACGCCGCCCGGCGATCCGCCCGGCAGACCGGCTCACTCATGCCACCCGCCCACATCCTCAACGCCCCGACCCGGCTGATGAAGAACCTCGGCTACGGCAAGGACTACCAGTACGACCCGGACACGGCCGACGGCTTCTCCGGCGCCGACTACTTCCCCGACGACATGGACCGCGAGACGTACTACCAGCCCACCCGCAACGGCTACGAGTCCCAGATCACCGAACGCCTACGCCACTGGTCCGCTCTGCGTGCCCGCAGGCAACGCGACTGACCGGCCGACGCAACCTCTTCCAGCAGGGCTACGGTCATGGCCTCCGGGGCGGCGCTCAGGATGGCGGGCGGCAGATGGGCGTGGAAGACACCGTCCCGCTCCCCCCGCTCCACGATGACCGTGACCTCGACGCGGGCGGGTTCGAGGAGGGCCGCGACCCGCTCCGTACCGAGGTTCCGCAGGGCGAGGAGCATCCGGTAGCGGTCACCCACCGGCCAGATCGCCAACGAGAAGTGCGCGAGCGCCCCTTCGGCCGGCCTCGCTCCGGCCGCCACGGCCGCCCGCAAGAACCTGCCTCGCCCGGACCCACCCGGCGCGAACCTGCCCCGCGCAGACCCACCCTGCCCCGGCCCACCTCGCACGGACCCCCTTTGGCACGTGCCCCCTCCCCGCGCCCGGCCCTTCGCCGGGCCGGGTCTCAGCGGGCCGCCACCTCGTGCTCGGCCTGCTGCTCCGTCTCGGAGGCCACCCGCCCGGGCAGCTTCGCCCCCTCGATGTCGACGTCCGGGGTGACGCGGTCCAGCCAGGCCGGCAACCCCCAGGCGCGGCGGCCGAGGAGGGCCATGACCGCCGGTACGAGGGTCATGCGGACCACGAACGCGTCGACGAACACACCGAAGGCCAGGGCGAAGCCGATGGACTTGATGATCGGGTCGTGGTTGAAGACGAACCCGCCGAAGACCGCGACCATGATGAGCGCGGCGGCGCTGACGACCCGCCCGCTGCGGGCGAACCCCTGGGTGACGGCCTCGGCGGCGTCGCCCGTGTGCTCGTAGTGCTCGCGCATCCGGCTGACGAGGAACACCTCGTAGTCCATGGCCAGTCCGAACAGGACGCCGATGAGCAGCACCGGAAGGAAGCTGGTGACCGGGCCCGCGGAGGGGATGTCGAGGACGCCGTTCAGGTGGCCGTTCTGGAAGACCCAGACCGTGGCGCCGAGCGAGGCGGCGACGGACAGCAGGAAGCCGAGGGCCGCCTTGACCGGGACGAGCAGGGACCGGAAGGCGATGGTGAGCAGGATCAGGGCCAGGATCACGATGATCGCGATGAACAGCGGCAGCGCGTCGGACAGTTTCCCGGCCACGTCGATCGCCGCGGCGGTCTGTCCGGCGATGTAGAGGGTGCCGCCCGCCTTCTCGACGCTGGTCGCGTTGGCCCGCAGCCGGTGCACGAGGTCGGTGGTGGCCTGGGCGTCGGGGCCGGTCTTCGGGATGACGGCGAGGACGGCGAGGGTGGAGTCGGCGTTGGCGACCGGCGCGGCGGCGACGGCCACGCCGCGGTCGCCCGCGAGGGCGGTCCGCAGGTCGGTCACGGTCGCCGTACGGTCGGCGGCGGGGACGCCGTCGAGGTCGACCACGGCGGTCAGGGTGGCGTTGAAGCCGGGGCCGAAGCCGTCCGTCAGCAGGTCGTAGCTCTTGTGCTGGGTGCTGTCGACCGGCTGTGAGGCGTTGCTGGGCAGGCCGAGCCGCAGGTCGCGGGCCGGGAGGGCCAGCGCGAGCAGCCCGATGACACCGGCGAGGAGGACGAGCAGGGGCTTGCGGGTCACCGCCCGCGCCCAGGCCAACCCCCAGGCGCCGGGCGCGCGTTCGGTCGTACGGCTGTTTCGGCCGCGTGGGCGCAGCCGCTCTCCGAAGAAGCCCAGGGCGGCCGGTACGAGGGTGACGGCGATCAGCACCGCGACCGCGACGGTGGCCGCGGCGGCCAGGCCCATCACGGTCAGGAAGGGGATGCCGGTGACCGCGAGCGCGGCGAGCGCGATGATGACGGTCGCCCCGGCGAAGACGACCGCGCTTCCGGCGGTGGCGACCGCGCGGGCGATCGAGTCCTCCACGTCCTGTTCGGGGTCGGCGAGTTGCTCGCGGTGGCGGGAGATGATGAAGAGGGCGTAGTCGATGCCCACGGCCAGCCCGATCATCAGGGCGAGCACGGTGGCGGTGGAGGTCATCTCGACGTACCGGCTGACGAACTCGACGCCCAGGACGCCGATCGCGACGCCGACGAGGGCGGTGAGCAGCGGCAGTCCGGCGGCCACGAGGGAGCCGAGGGCGAGGGCCAGGACGGCGAAGGCGACGACCACGCCGACGATCTCGGCGGGTCCGCCGACCTCGGTCTTGGGCTCCATCGCGGAGCCGCCGAACTCGACCTCCAGACCGGCGTCGCGGGCCTGGTCCATCGCCTTCGAGAGGGCGTCCTTGGCCTCCTGCGAGACGTCACTGGCCTGCTGTCCGAAGCGGACGTCCGCGTAGCCGATCCGCTGGTCCGCCGAGACCGTCCGGGACGCGAGCGGGTCGGAGACGTCCACGACGCCGGAGACCTGCGCGGCCTTCTTGAGGCTCGCCTCCAGGGCCGCCGAGGTCTTCGGCCCGGTGAGCTTCTCGCCCTCGGGCGCCGCGAGGACGACCCGCGCGACGCCGCCCGCCGCCTCCGGGAACTTCTCCTTGAGCAGGTCCTGTGCCTGCTGCGACTCGATCCCCGGCACCGAGAACTCGGTCGTCACCTTGCCGTGCAGTGTGATCCCGAGGCCGCCGACGACGGCGAGCAGCAGCAGCCAGACCGCGACGACCCGGCCGCGTCGGCGTACCGCCCAGCGCGCCCAGTTGTACAGGCGTGACGCCATGTTCTTGCTTCCTCTCGCTCGCTTCACACCGCCTTCGTTACACCGTACGGCATTTTTGCAGTTGACTGTAAAATCGCCGTCGCTGGTAAAGTGCCGGTCATGAAGAGCGAGGGTCTGCGGGAACGTTCCAAGGCGCGGCGCAGAGAAGCGATCCTCCGGGCGGCGTACGAACTGTTCGCCGACCACGGCTTCGAGGCGACGACGATCGCCGACATCGCGGCGGCGGCGGAGGTCTCCCCGCGTACCGTCACGCTCTACTTCCCGTCGAAGCTGGAACTGGCGACCTCCCACTTCGACGCCGCCGCGGACCGGCTGGCGACCGCGTTGCGCGAACGGCCGGACGGGCAGACGACCGTGGACGCGCTGGAGCGGTGGCTGCGCGCCGAGGCCGCCGACCCCGACCCCCTCGAAGACCTCCATGACCGGATGCTCGACCTGAACCCGCAGCTCAGGGCCGTCACCAACCTCCGCCTCACCGAGGTCATCCAGGAGGGCGCCCGTATCCTCGCCGAGGAACGCGGCGACGACCCGGACGACGTCGGCCCCCGGATGGCGGCGGCAGCGGCGGCGGCCGTCGTCAGCGAGGTCTGCCACCACGCCCAGGAGGCCGAGATCGACCGGGCGATGGCCTTCCTGCGCGCGGGACTCGCGACGCTCGACGCCGAGCCCGGACGCGGTTGACGGAGCGGGACCCGGCCGGGCCGCCACCTGATCACCATTGACGTACCGGCTGCCGCCGCCTTCCCCGCCTGCCGCCCCGAGAAGAGACACCCGCCGAGGAAGGTGCCCTCCAGGGAGCGGTTAGCCGTGGACTCCGCCGCCGCCGAAGCCGGCGACCTCCCCGGCCGCGTACAGGCCCGGTATGGGGTTGCCCGCCGGAGGGGGAGTTGGCTCGGCGGGGCTGCGCCCCAACGCCGCCGGTCTGCACCACTGTCCGGCCGCCGACCCGGCGGACCCGGCCGCGCCGCCCGCCCCGCGCGCGGCGACCGCGGTGGTCGAGGGGCGTCTGGCCGGGCTGTGCGTCAGGGAGTTGGGCATCGGGCGGCACCAGGGCCGGGAGGGGCTGTACGACCTCACCGACTTCGCCGACCTCGCCGCCGAGATCGCCCTGGCCGAACAGCCGCTCCTCGGCGCCCTGGTGAGCCGGCGGATGCCGGCGGGCCTCGACGCGGCGGACGGCTTCCACCGTCAGCTCGCGCTGACCGCGCTGACGTATCTGGACAGCGGCGGCCCTGTTCACCCACCCCAACACCGGGCCGGGCTCCAGCGGCTCACCGCCGGGTCGCTCACCGACCTGCCGCCGCTACCACCTGGCTGGAGGTCAGCCCCCGGGCGTCAACGTGACGTCCTGCTGCTGCGCCGCGTGGAACCGGGGCAGCGGCAGCCCGCCCCGCGGGTCCAGCTCCATCACGGTCGCCTCGACGTGCGCCGCCCCGGGCTTCAGGGCGCCGGCGTCGACCTTGCCGGTGTTCTCCCAGCGGTGCTCGGCACCGTCGCACACGGCACGGGTGCCGCCGATGCCGTGGCGGACGGACGGCGACCGCTGTCCCACGGAGGAACTCACGAAGGCCGGGCCGGTGTTGCCGAGGCAGCGGTAGGTGCCGGAGAGGGTGACGGTGCCGTCCTCGGCGAGGGTGCCGGTCGGGTCGACGGTCACGCTCTCGAAGGGGTCGGCCGCGACGGCGGTGGCGACGGGGGCGGCGGCCAGCAGGAGCAGCGTGGCGGCGGCGAGGGCGGGGCGCAGGAACATGACGGTCTCCCGGGTGGGGTGGAGTACGGGACTCCACTGGTACCGGTCGGGCGCGTCGAGGGGCGTGATCGTCACTCCTTCGGTGGCGAGTCCGCAGCGGTCTTCGTGGGTCGGTCCGGGTGTTGTCCGCGTGTTGTCACGGTTGGCGTCCGGCTGTTCCGATGAGTTCGCGGCAGGAGCATGGTCTGTCCATAGGGACGGCCCGTACGGATCGTCCTCCCGATGTGGAGGTGCGTCATGTGTTCTCGTCAGCCTTCGTGCTCTGCCTCCGACGCCCACGTTGTTGCTGCGCATCCTGAGCAGGGGTGGAGCTTGCTGTGTGACGGGTCGATCGTGTTTGACGACTCGGGTGAGTTGCTGGCGGACGGGCGTGTCGTTGCGCCTCATCGGGTGGCGGCTGAGCTGGCTATTGCGGCTTGAGCGCCGGTGGGGGCTGAGCGCGCAGTTCCCCGCGCCCCTTTAGGGCGTTACAGCGAAGCCGTCTAGTTCTACCAACGCCTGCTCGTCCCAGAGCCGGACCACCTCCACCACCGCCATCGCCGGGTAGTCCCTCCCGGCCAACTTCCGCCAAATACGGCCGAGTTCCGGTGCCCTCTCCCGGTACTCGGCGACATCCGTGACGTAGACCGTGACCCGGGCCAGGTCGGCAGGGGTGCCGCCCGCTGCTCGCAGAGCCGAGAACAGGTTGGTGAGAGCCAGCTCGAACT
This DNA window, taken from Streptomyces sp. NBC_00663, encodes the following:
- a CDS encoding MMPL family transporter, producing MASRLYNWARWAVRRRGRVVAVWLLLLAVVGGLGITLHGKVTTEFSVPGIESQQAQDLLKEKFPEAAGGVARVVLAAPEGEKLTGPKTSAALEASLKKAAQVSGVVDVSDPLASRTVSADQRIGYADVRFGQQASDVSQEAKDALSKAMDQARDAGLEVEFGGSAMEPKTEVGGPAEIVGVVVAFAVLALALGSLVAAGLPLLTALVGVAIGVLGVEFVSRYVEMTSTATVLALMIGLAVGIDYALFIISRHREQLADPEQDVEDSIARAVATAGSAVVFAGATVIIALAALAVTGIPFLTVMGLAAAATVAVAVLIAVTLVPAALGFFGERLRPRGRNSRTTERAPGAWGLAWARAVTRKPLLVLLAGVIGLLALALPARDLRLGLPSNASQPVDSTQHKSYDLLTDGFGPGFNATLTAVVDLDGVPAADRTATVTDLRTALAGDRGVAVAAAPVANADSTLAVLAVIPKTGPDAQATTDLVHRLRANATSVEKAGGTLYIAGQTAAAIDVAGKLSDALPLFIAIIVILALILLTIAFRSLLVPVKAALGFLLSVAASLGATVWVFQNGHLNGVLDIPSAGPVTSFLPVLLIGVLFGLAMDYEVFLVSRMREHYEHTGDAAEAVTQGFARSGRVVSAAALIMVAVFGGFVFNHDPIIKSIGFALAFGVFVDAFVVRMTLVPAVMALLGRRAWGLPAWLDRVTPDVDIEGAKLPGRVASETEQQAEHEVAAR
- a CDS encoding TetR/AcrR family transcriptional regulator: MKSEGLRERSKARRREAILRAAYELFADHGFEATTIADIAAAAEVSPRTVTLYFPSKLELATSHFDAAADRLATALRERPDGQTTVDALERWLRAEAADPDPLEDLHDRMLDLNPQLRAVTNLRLTEVIQEGARILAEERGDDPDDVGPRMAAAAAAAVVSEVCHHAQEAEIDRAMAFLRAGLATLDAEPGRG
- a CDS encoding MmcQ/YjbR family DNA-binding protein, whose translation is MSAAGDRLQDTARRAALALPDVSHGYPFTPGLDVYKVAGKVFLIVTDDPDEQIITVKCEPEHARAYVHDHASITPGRYLDKRHWISLGAGPGITERLVTDAVEDSYDLAVERLPRRDRPRAR
- a CDS encoding MmcQ/YjbR family DNA-binding protein, whose amino-acid sequence is MNGLALHKTAADCAEELPGTQLVHPFGPDWEVFKVRGKVFMLMTEVPGRPVVILKAEPGEAHALREQYSHITPGYHMNKKHWITLESGEGVEQELVRELVTDSYRLVVARLPRAERPVDPHTYGTGTRETR
- a CDS encoding DUF6299 family protein produces the protein MFLRPALAAATLLLLAAAPVATAVAADPFESVTVDPTGTLAEDGTVTLSGTYRCLGNTGPAFVSSSVGQRSPSVRHGIGGTRAVCDGAEHRWENTGKVDAGALKPGAAHVEATVMELDPRGGLPLPRFHAAQQQDVTLTPGG
- a CDS encoding replication-associated recombination protein A encodes the protein MEPTEATLPLFGEEPARPLADRLRPTRLEDVVGQDHLLAPDAPLGRMVAQQRLSSAVLWGPPGVGKTTIARLLADAGDLAFEPVSATFSGVAELRKVFAAARSRRGIGQGTLLFVDEIHRFNRAQQDSFLPYVEDGTVTLIGATTENPSFELNGALLSRTQVLVLKRLDEAALSTLLDRAEQLTGHHLPLDDDARRALIAMADGDGRYLLNMAEQLQDLPDAGTPLDTAGLAHHIQQRAPLYDKAQEGHYNLISALHKSMRGSDADAALYWLARMLDGGEDPLFVARRLVRFANEDIGMADPHAVQQALAAWDVYERLGSPEGELAIAQAVVYLATAPKSIAVYRGLNAARRSARQTGSLMPPAHILNAPTRLMKNLGYGKDYQYDPDTADGFSGADYFPDDMDRETYYQPTRNGYESQITERLRHWSALRARRQRD
- a CDS encoding DUF5999 family protein, which codes for MCSRQPSCSASDAHVVAAHPEQGWSLLCDGSIVFDDSGELLADGRVVAPHRVAAELAIAA
- a CDS encoding RidA family protein, which translates into the protein MSTERINPPELSPATGFSHAVVATGSRMVFLAGQTALDAEGNVVGETLPEQFELALTNLFSALRAAGGTPADLARVTVYVTDVAEYRERAPELGRIWRKLAGRDYPAMAVVEVVRLWDEQALVELDGFAVTP
- a CDS encoding helix-turn-helix domain-containing protein, whose protein sequence is MSTVEGFFAQHDDWPWNPPRPARATFHYLIAVTEGELRHDVDHVTRTVTPGQWLWVRPGHAQCWHPPGTARGPFILFEPDVLRPDIARLLAPLTAHEAPAVLSPHPDDTAWLHQTALQLLDEHRALGRRPLDIHHALRRSLLESLLLRLANSPGIAPAVTAETAVTAGTGRADRYGRFLDALELHFRELHQAADYAELLGCSVRTLSRAARDATGKGVRELIDERRLLEARRLLGGAGWDARAVAVHLGFSDPANFGRFFRERTGLTPAAFAAGEATPQP